In Sulfuritortus calidifontis, the sequence CGCAGCAGCCGGCCGTCCTGCGTCTTGTGCTCCAGCGCCTCCGCGTTGGGGATGCGCTTGGCCGCCGCCGGATCCGGCTTGCCGGCCAGCCGGCTCCAGGTCCAGAAGACGAAGGGCTCCTTGAGCGCGCCGCAGACGGTCTCTTCAAGGGTGTCGGGTTCGGCGGCCATGACATTTCCATGGGGCGTCATGAGAAGGAATGCAGCGAGTAAAGGGCGATTGAACGGTTTGCCGATTGTCATTCGCCTCCTCCTGGTAGCCAAGCTACTAAGTGGCCTGCAACAGGAATTCCACCTTCACCGCCTCATAGGGAAAGACGATGCGGCCGTCTTCCGTGCGGTCGAGCAGCCCGGCATTGAGCAGCGCGGTGACATCGCCATGCACGGCCTTCACGTCGCGGCCGGCGCGGCGGGCCGCTTCGCGAATGGACACCGGCCCGGCCCCGCACAACAGCTTGAGCAGTTGCCAGCGCTTTTCGGTCAGCGCCTTCCAAAGCAGCTCGGGGCT encodes:
- a CDS encoding DNA-binding protein; its protein translation is MKTVTLDVRAPADAMADFAQAWKTGKPQKSARISFASPELLWKALTEKRWQLLKLLCGAGPVSIREAARRAGRDVKAVHGDVTALLNAGLLDRTEDGRIVFPYEAVKVEFLLQAT